ACGTCTGagttagttttttttctttttgttatttaATGTGAACTTACGGGGACATAAAAGGTCAACCATAAAATAACCGTATTCTTGTAGTGATATTTTCCATTAGAACAAAAATAAACCGAACGTCGATATGCTTCGTCTGACTTCTCCGCGTAAAGCCTGTCGTTAATTGGACGACGTCGACTGCGCGAAGTATGCtgggcgaagctggccgcacggagctttagcactgagttttcagtaaaaagTATGCtgggcgaagctggccgcacggagctttagcactgagttttcagtaaaaagTATGCtgggcgaagctggccgcacggagctttagcactgagttttcagtaaaaagTATGCTGGGCGAAGCTGGcagcacggagctttagcactgagttttcagtaaaaagTATGCtgggcgaagctggccgcacggagctttagcactgagttttcagtaaaaagTATGCtgggcgaagctggccgcacggagctttagcactgagttttcggtaaaaagtaTGCtgggcgaagctggccgcacgaagctttagcactgagttttcggtaaaaagtaTGCTGGGCGAAGCTGGCAGCACGGAACTTTAGTactgagttttcagtaaaaagTATGCTGGGCGAAGCTGGcagcacggagctttagcactgagttttcagtaaaaagTATGCtgggcgaagctggccgcacggagctttagcactgagttgtcggtaaaaagacttcgcgaattcGACTTTGGGCTGAATTAAGTATCGCCTTGACTAAAAGCCTGAGTTTTGTTGAAGCCAGGCTCAATGTTGGTATGTCTTGGCTGGTTTGTAAAATGACTGTCTCTTTTACTGTTCCAAACGcatattggattggattggattggattggataagatttacagtccagtgaggttaccctcatggaaattcgggctgctttctccccggggaaagcgagctgccatacatacggcgctacccatatttttttttcctgcatgcgtgtattcatgtttcctgaacATTGAGTGTACTTGTAAATGTAATGACTGAAGTACCTCATTGCCGGATCAAGGGTAACCCTCCACCCAAAACATCAAAATATCTTGATCAATCCTATTTAGTAAATCCAAGCGCTTCTAAATTGCAGGCTCAAAAGTTGAATGTTCAATATGTGATAAGAAGGCGTttcaaaaaacaattaaaaacacaTTTGAAATAATTAAAACATAGGGTGAATCAGTACAGGTGGGTTTGATTGACCCTAACAAATCCAAGGACACATACATGGCAACATTTAAAGTGCCATTTTCTGCTTTAAAAGTTGTTTGATGACATCGTAGTTTTATTGTTTTCTGaaacaagagagaaagacaaagttgATATTAGAAACAGAATCgaagttaaacacacacacgcacacaaacacacacacacacacacacacacacacacacacacacacacacacacacacacacacacacacacacacacacaaacacacacacacacacacatacacacaaacacacacacacacacacacacacacacacacacacgcgcgcgcgcccgatgatacacacaccgacacatagACGCACTAAAACACGTACACAAAGACATGCACACATTTGCGTTTGCGTGggcatgcacagacacacacacaaatagagagaaaacaaagaacaaagaagCTGGACATacatttcagagagagagagagagagagagagagagagagagagagagagagagagagagagagagagagagagagagagagagagaggagagagcgcgagagagagagagaaagagagagagaaagagagagagagagagagagagagagagagagagagagagacagagagagagagagacggagatagagacacagagagagagtcagaccgacagacagacagaggcagagaaagagagagagagagagagagagagagagagagagagagagagagagagagagagagagagagagagagagagagagagagaaagagagagaaagagagagagagagcaagagaaagagagagacagagagagagagagagacggagatagagacagagagagagagacagaccgacagacagacagaggcagagagagagagagagagagagagagagagagagagagagagagagagaaagagagagggagacagacagacagacagaggcagagagagagaaagacagagagagggagagagagagagagagagagagagagcgagaaagaagaccaaacagacaaaaagagacacacacacacacagaaagacatcaATAAATAAAATACATAACAATTAGCAagtcagttttactcacatgcAAGGAGGATCTCGTACGTGTCACTCCCAAACAGCCTCTCAGGGTATTCAGTGTTGCGACCCGTACATGTCACGCTCTCCCTGTTATGAAAATTCTGGACAGTGAAGGTACACGAGCGGGTGGACGTCGTCTCCGGTTCGTCGCACGGGTAAGAATTACCCGACATCGTACTGGTCCATTTGACAGTGGCGTCGGGGTATGCGTTGGACACGCTGCAGACCAATGGTAGAACTTCTCCGACCACCAGAGACCCCCCTGGCCTTATGATGAACACTCTCTCGGGCCCGTCTGAAACCCAGCAAGTTGTTTGACAGTTTATCGTCTTTTACTCGAAACCCCAGACTGATTCAGCAATCGATCTTCATCACTGCTTTCTCAAGTCGACTTCGTTGTCACGAATTTCCTGCACATCAATATACTTGATTAGAACCATCAGCGCCGTATGAAGCTGTCAAGGTTTCAAAGTTGTATTCAGCTTAAGGCCCATAGGGCGTTTAACTTTTAATCTAACAAAATACACATGTAAATCACACACTCAAAGACACGCACAATGAGAGTGCACGCAGGCACAGCAAAGCAGTGATCTTAAGTAAGCaaccaaagaaaacaaaacacacaaacaaacaaaaacaacatcatcACTAACTAAACAAACTTATCACCAGGAGTATAGCCTCCtttatagtttgtttgtttgtttgcttaacgcccagccgaccacgaagggccatatcagggcggtgctgctttgacatataacgtgcgccacacacaagacagaagtcgcagcacaggcttcatgtctcccccagtcacattattctgacaccggaccaaccagtcctagcactaaccccataatgccagacgcgaggcggagcagccactagattgccaattttaaagtcttagatatgacccggccggggttcgaacccacggggaggacgccttaccactaggccaaccgtgccggtctcctTTATAGTaaggtttgggttatgtgtgtattgatgtgtacTTTTATGTGTCTAAATATTCTgagagtgtgtttttatgtgatgttatttcgTACACGAGCCAAACGAAAAATGTatgtttgttgcattcagataataaagttgtagtcggtgtaggccttaagcttttttttaatcgcttgtccagtatttaatttaattctctatttgtgtatgaactcaaatgtttagtgttcttagtattgtcttgttaggctaagttctatttaatcagagtatgtttgcgtgtgcttatacctagtgatattgtaaagcgcatagtgcttttagttatgcgctatagaaatctccttaataaataaataaataaattgaattgaattgaattgaattgaattgaattgaattgaattgaattgaattgaattgaattgaattgaattgaattgaactgaattgaagtaaattgaattgaattattGTTTTTGCCacgttaaaaagaaaaaaagaaaaaacactatTGATATTGAGACAAAACACAAACGAGCAAACAGACGAACCAAAAACcataagaacaacaacaaaatacaacgaAACACGTCAAGACCACCACGCTACATATTGAGAATGTTGGACTTGCCTGCGAGTTTCGTTGACAGCTCCACTTGCTGTCCGGGAGGTCCCCAGGTTAGCTGACACAAAGGGGCAATGTTCAACGCCGTGATGTCTGGAATGACCCGTTCACTCGAGCCTAACCCTCTCCACTGTAGGGTGGGAAGGGGGCTGCCAGGGGTGGTTGGGTTAGGCAGACAGTGACAGTGGATATTTTCGGTCGTGTTGATAAGTTCTGGACAGCGTGTCACTGGTAGGCCTGGACGTTCTGTGAATCAAATCAGTAAACGAATcagtgaagacagagagaaagagagagagagagagagagagagagagagagagagagagagagagagagagagagagagagagaaagcgagagggagagaaaggagagagagagaaagagaaagagaaagagagagagagagagagagagagagagagagagagagagagagagagagagagagagagagagagagagagagaactcgaactcgaactcgaaaactttattaccgagggatgatagcattaggtccatatggtcctttcttacagctagtccctactataatacacacatgaaacaaagaacaaatatgaagaattaaaaaaaaatttaaaaaattaaaaaaaaattcaaaattcaaaagtgtgcttgttaatggaagcatactatacactttctcttttacacatcctcacacacactcgcacaaagtgtacaccgacttagtcgttagagaggtgctttcggagctgtcttttaaaagaagataatgacagacagggagagagagagagagagagagagagagagagagagagagagagagagagagagagagagagagagagagagagagagagagagagagagagagagagagagagaatttatgTGAATTGAATGTAATtgattttaatttaattttaccaggattatgatttaaggctacgccttttcttacaatctgtacttgggatgcacagacacacaacgataaaattaaaacaaattaaaataaaaaaaattaacacccAAAGGAGGTGGGAAAACTTAAATacgtgatgataatgatgacgcacacacacacacacacacacacacacacacaaacacacacaaactcacgcacacacacgtacctaaagtgtggatggttacctaagaggcggcactggatgtagtgcctttctagtgcacttgcactacaacagcactgggtgcagtactcgctccggcatcgaagaattttgcactaaaaaatgcacaaaatttgacctatttcgtcgcctatagaggacggaaagaatgtcattttgaacattgttatgacattctttccgtcaaaaaagtcaatttaacggtgttaaatgaagcgaccatccacacaattaggttgtcatccagagtttaggttgccatccacgtgtggatggttgccttatggtgatttaggcaaccaaacctgtggaaacgggggtacacacacacacacacacacacacactcacacacacacgcgcacacacaaatgtaAACTTACGAATTGTCACCCCCACGCTCGGTTTGGTGTCAGGACCAGGGAAGAAGTCCACAGTGTAAGAGTAATCTCCCTCTACTGTGGGCAGCGATGACGTAAAGGAACACATGCCATTGTAATACTCGGCTTGGTTCTTGACGATCTTCGTCTTGTTTATGCCACCAGCGGTTTCCACGCTTGGCTGTAGGAGGAAAGGATTACATATTTTAGCAGGATCGTTCCAAGGCTTCAATCTTCGATCATGGACACATCCCTTTTTGATCTGACGCATTGTTCTGATGCCGATTAACCATCCGGTAGGAGGTCtgtttttctgtatctctgtctgtctgtgtttctgtctctgtctttctttctatatgtgtgtgtgtgtgtgtgtgtgtgtaagtatgtgtgtgtgtgtgtgtgtgtgtgtgtgtgtgtgtgtgtgtgtctagggCCAGATGTACAAAAGCAGGTCACTGCCTACGCTCTTACcctaaagaattgttcttgtttttgttcttgttctctctctctctctctctctctctctcttctctctctctctctctctctctctctctctcccctctcctctctctctctttctctctctctctctttctctctctctctccccctctccctccctccccctctctctctctccctctctctatctccctctctctctctctctcccctctctctctctctctctctctctctctctctctctctctctctctctctctctctctctctctctttctgtttcatcTTATTTACGTATGGCTCACCTGGCCTGCACCTTGCTGGTGCCACGAACAGGTGTAGATGTCTTGGGTGGAGTAAGCCCCAACAAATGAACAGTTGCCCAGCACCGTCCAATCGTCGTTACGCATAACCAATTGACAGTCAGAGCTGGTCATGCTGGCTGGGTCTGGTGAGTTAAGAGGAtaaggttaaaggcacagtaagcctcccgtaaaccatcacaggtactgtcaggcttttacacacagtacaaacacccttccatttgaacgctcaccaaacgggaacatcctaggtgctctCCGCaaagagcaagcaattttcaaagaatttaattTTGCGtagtttatcttacccctgagccatcgtgaacccgtgtgatcaagtttccctttttcacaatgtagtcgtccgttagtaatttgaatgctactcgctgtgagcttatctgctatagcacgttattaagtacctctgactatgcacgaaacaaacggctgtggttcacaagaactctagcgatggcttttgacttttgtttgtttgtttgtttgcttaacgcccaaccgaccacgaagggccatatcagggcggtggcttttgactgttcagaggaactggcgatatgcataaaccgtcgtctgctacgagaaccacgaccttgcgtgaccctgcttccgggcttttcttttttcaaactttcaagacttcgaattgtactgatcttgtcttgatgaaaaaagaattattttatgatttaagaatgtttgtgtaacaagctgtcagtttattatttagattgtaaaagttaggtctagcgccaaaacgcaccacggtccgattgtctctgacactctctccacaaaattaattctttgaaaattgctcgctctttacgtagggcacctagtaTGTtaccgtttggtgagcgttcacatggaagggtgtttgtactgtgtgtaaaagcctgacagtatatgtgatggtttacgggaggcttactgtgcctttaagaataAGATGTTATAAGTGTGGCCTTTTCTGCGAAAACAGTTACAGTGGTCACAATTATTGTTATAAATAAAATATATGCATCCATGCTTTGCATGTgcgttttaatgtgtttttacTGATACTTCCTTGAACGATGATAAATTCAGCTTGAAGTGGGAGTCAGTGAGCACTGTAAAGTTTGTTTACATGTTGGTCCAACATTGACACTGCGTTTCTCCAATCAAAGGGTTTAGTCAACAATGCCCACAGTTTCAGAAACGGCCCCATATATATAGTCCAGTGAGGTAACCCTTATTgtaattcgggctgctttcacATTGAGAAaaagtgagctgccatacagtacggcgctatttgtttttacatttagtcaagttttgactaaatgttttaacatagacggggcaatcgagacgagggtcgtggtgtatgtatgtgtgtgtgtccgtatagagcgattcagagaaactactggaccgatcttcatgaaactttacataagagttcctggatatgatatcccccccgggtttttttccgttttttcgataaatatatttgatgacgtcatatccggcttttttttgtaaaagttgagatggcaatgtcacgctctcatttttttaaccaaattggttgacattttggtcaagtaatcttcgacaaagcccggactttggtattgcatttgagcttgtaggcttaaaaactaattaatgagtttgctcattaaagttgtcattaaaagcGATTTttcgctaacagatttaaaattgattgcattgtatacttcatcaaattctgaatctaaaaatatatgcatatgtcatgtttactcttaaaatttgATTACAGTTAACGAAATTAaattaattagtactacgatcaaaatgtaagaaatcgatccaaacatgagttcatcttattctttatcatttcctgattccaaaaacatatagataagatatgttgtattcaaaacaagctcagaaagataacaagaatacagaaaagcgcgctttcccgCTTAGCGCAATATGCTACCGCGTTATTCTGGCGtgtcgatttcactgcgttttacacgtggaaggtgagcgatttccttctcgcggtgattaacgaagctgtactgtcttggtgaaaatgCAGTTTCATTCCGttagtttgacagcttgactaaatgtagtaatttagtctgacgcgacttgtttgtattcaTGTTTGGAAGCCCTGAGACTGTTGCTGTGAACTtcggttctttatcgtgcgcatgcgtgaaCACAGGGCTGTTCGGACACccaggagagtctgcacaaagttgactgtgggAAATAAATCCCCTGCCAAACGTGGATATCAAACTCACGCCGATGGAGACAACTGTCTCTGTGgtccgctaccgactgagctatttcccagACCGAAAAGATAACGAGAGTAAtggcaaacacaaacacatttgtGTACATtaaagagagagattgagagaagattggaggggggtgggggggggggggtgggagggtagagaaagacagagtgagagaaaaaagagaacaGAAGATGAATGCTATGTTCAAGGGAAATGAAGAGCTCGAGAACAAACGAGCGAATGAGCGAAAGAACAATATTTTACAAGGGTAAGGTTCGTGGCACAATATGCTTTGTCTAAGAACCTGTcctcaaacaaataaaacatgtAATGTTCACCCCTCACACtttcatacacgcacacacaagtaCTCACTGACAGCCTCAACATCGCATGGCATAGTGTTCCCGGTCCCTATACTGCATTGGATGCTCGCTCTCCCAGCTCGCAATCTGTATTCGTTCAGGATGTACAACTGGCTTACATTTCCAGTCCGTCCAACCAGAAGGTCTCTTTCGCTAGAGTTGTACGAGAAGGATTGATTTGGTCTACACGATATTAAGTTTTTATCCAGAGTGCCTTTGGCCTTGACACTCCACGTGACAGTGTCTGTGTCACTGAAACCTTGGCACGTGAGAATCGCCGGGTAGCGGTCTTCTCGCAGCATCACACCGCCAAGGGGACACTCAGTGATGTTGGCAGCACCTACACACAATGAATAActgataacaacaaaaacaaccacaacaacaaccacacaactattgtctatgtatgtgtcttctctaggtatgtgcgtgtgtatgcgctaAGACAATCATAGCTTATGCTGGTAAATTCTGTGTATGCTGTGTGTTATGTTAATGTGTATATAAAAGATTCTTCTTtttaaatctaaaaaaaaattaataacaacaacacccacacgcacaaccccccgcgggttagggggaagaatttacccgatgctccccagcatgtcgtaagaggcgactaacggattctgtttctccttttacccttgttaagtgtttcttgtatagaatatagtcaatttttgtaaagattttagtcaagcagtatgtaagaaatgttaagtcctttgtactggaaacttgcattctcccagtaaggtaatatattgtactacgttgcaagcccctggagcaaatttttgattagtgcttttgtgaacaagaaacaattgacaagtggctctatctcatctcccccctttccccgtcgcgatataaccttcgtggttgaaaacgacgttaaacaccaaataaagaaagaaacccacacaacaacaattaaccacagcaacaacagcaacaacaacaacaacatcaacaacaacaccagaacAACCAAAGAGCAACAATAGCcagatcaacaacaacaacacaaatcacATCATCATAGAAAACACCCACAGTAATgatatcatcataatcaacaataagaacatcaagaacaactacaacagcagcaacagcaacataTAATTATAAACAAATCCGGAACAGCTAGACTGCTAGCATAATAAGAGTGTGTGAGTAGGGGAGGCAGATAGAcctatacagacagagacagagacacacagaaaaacaatcacacagacaggctgacaggcAGGGAGaccgacaggcagacatacaaaTGGAAGTACAGCTTTCAGTTTGCTTTACAATTAGTTTAATATATTTAAAGAAAACAGAGCCTCAAACACAGTGGCAGTTGATGCAGGCTACAGTGTTTCATGATTGTCCCCGAGTTTGTAGATGTGTAGGTAATGATGTGTCTTTGAGTATGTcaatgtatgtttgttttgatttcttctctctctctctctctctctctctctctctctctctctctctctctctctctctctctctctctctctctctctctctctctctatctctctctctctttctctctctctgtccccctcactgtctctctctctttttctctctctctctctctctctctctctctctctctctctctctctctctgtctctctctctctctctgggagcGTGGATGATAACTTCACAAGCCCACGAACTTACCTTTAACGGATGCCACCACCATCCACAGAAACAATGTGAACAGAAGACTCTCGTATCGCCTCATCACGATGCTTACACTGTAATTCACACTGTCAATTTCACGCCTTGTACCTGTATATATTATCACGCTTATTTAACCCAGACACGTCCACACAGGCACACGTATTACGAAGCGTCTGGTGACGGTTGGATCACACAGTGATCGGTGACGTGTTCAGCCTCAAAGGAAAGTTTTCGAGTGGGCTGTAAGGGCAAACATGAAAAGGACTACACGCTGCGTAATGTCATCAACTGCTATTGGCGACAGTAAAAAGGCTCCTTTTTTAAACGGGTAGTGTGTGTTATTGGCAACTGTTGAAAGCTTCTTTAAAAAACTGGTTTTGAAAACCGACAAAAGACACTGTCCGTGGCTATAGTTTACAGCGATTGCCACCCCTTTCTAGGATAAAATAGGGGCCGCCACTACCTGAATGTTTTATTCTCCTTTTCTGCAGTGAGTGATTTGAAGATCTGCATGGGCGTCAAAGAAGTTCGTGAAGATTTATTCGTTGATATGATTTTAATGAGTAATTGAGATTCACGGCCGTCATGCTCCCCATAAAACCATTTTTTCTATAGGGTAGTTATCTGTGAAGCGATATAACTTTCCCTTCTTGCGCGTGCATGACGAAACGCAGTGTCGTGTAATGCTGCGTTTGAAAATGGCATTGAAAGAGAAACACTGTACCCAATGCCGAGGGAATATTTGACTGACACACCtttaatcgtttacaggcagacagggtgtgccgaagaaaaatttccatttttatgtaatattttaatggacaataaagtgctgttattgttattgttattgttattgttctttTGAATTACTCTATTTCTCAGATTATCGACCTCAAAACAGAAACGGCACGCATTTAAGGGAGTGTCCCACCCGACACAAAAACATATGCAATGGGCTGCCCACAGGTACACAAACTGGGGTGTGGGATATTGTTTAGTTTGTGATTCATGAGAACTGCAGTAGGCGGCTTTTAGCTGTGACGTTTATGTATTCGTCATAACACCTTTATTCTCGCGTTTGTATCCTGACGAATGGCAGCTGACCAAATAAGCAGACTTCTTCTTCGTGCGTTCGCCGTCACCAAATAAGCAGAcgatatcaatcaatatcagTCATGAACATTGCGAAGTAAGAGGCCAAACTTATATAAGGGTTATATATATAAACTGTATAAGAGGGGTTTTGCCACTCCAAAAATGCAGGGTACTCAAATATCAAAGGAACAAATGCACTCACAGGCCTTCTATACATTAACTGAGGGTGCCTTTACCGCCAGAGAAATGTCATAGACTACCAAAGGTACTCAGAAATCAAAGCTTTGCATTAATATTAACGGGTCCACTAGACATGCGCAAATGTGATTAGCGGGATCAGAGCTATCAATGGATTTTCATGGACAGCATACACAATTATCATATCACCATTGCAAGGGCAAAAAAAGACTGATACGTGAAATAGCAAAACATGAAACAGATTTACAACACATCGGGTACAATTTCACAGGACTCATATGTCGCAAGAACAGAGGATGACGCCCCCAACAAAAGTGTCCCTAATAGATGTGTCAAATACGTTAAAGTATGTTTT
This region of Littorina saxatilis isolate snail1 linkage group LG8, US_GU_Lsax_2.0, whole genome shotgun sequence genomic DNA includes:
- the LOC138973847 gene encoding uncharacterized protein: MRRYESLLFTLFLWMVVASVKGAANITECPLGGVMLREDRYPAILTCQGFSDTDTVTWSVKAKGTLDKNLISCRPNQSFSYNSSERDLLVGRTGNVSQLYILNEYRLRAGRASIQCSIGTGNTMPCDVEAVNPASMTSSDCQLVMRNDDWTVLGNCSFVGAYSTQDIYTCSWHQQGAGQPSVETAGGINKTKIVKNQAEYYNGMCSFTSSLPTVEGDYSYTVDFFPGPDTKPSVGVTIQRPGLPVTRCPELINTTENIHCHCLPNPTTPGSPLPTLQWRGLGSSERVIPDITALNIAPLCQLTWGPPGQQVELSTKLADGPERVFIIRPGGSLVVGEVLPLVCSVSNAYPDATVKWTSTMSGNSYPCDEPETTSTRSCTFTVQNFHNRESVTCTGRNTEYPERLFGSDTYEILLA